Proteins from a single region of Halalkalibaculum roseum:
- the pheA gene encoding prephenate dehydratase, whose product MAGKLEKLRKLLDQTDERIVRTLAQRQELIQAISDLKIDEKTTIRDENREEELLKRITELAREEGLDRYFAEQIFKDIIHHSVRFQTHSLVDHHNLEGGRETVSVAYQGTDGAFSHQAAYRHFEERYSEVECIGYDTFEEAARAVENEKVDYAILPIENTTAGSINQTYDILGEGKLHIVGEEAIRIIHCLLAIEKVPIERIKRIISHPQALAQCSHFLSKLHRCKVESYLDTAMSAKKVVDDGDLSQAAIAGSYAAQLYGLEILKRDLANQSKNFTRFVIVSRDEISVDTQIPCKTSLLMTTSHDKGSLISCLKVLEEHGINMAKLESRPKPNEPWKYLFYLDIEANTDEPETATALDELRKQADSLKVLGCYPAQVGKGGEQ is encoded by the coding sequence ATGGCAGGCAAACTGGAAAAACTTCGAAAATTACTGGATCAGACTGATGAGAGGATTGTCAGGACCCTGGCCCAACGGCAGGAGCTGATTCAAGCCATTTCTGATCTTAAGATTGACGAAAAAACCACTATTCGTGATGAAAACCGTGAAGAAGAGCTTCTGAAGCGTATTACTGAACTCGCTCGCGAGGAAGGTCTGGATCGATATTTTGCCGAGCAGATTTTCAAGGATATTATTCATCATTCCGTGCGATTTCAGACTCATTCACTGGTTGATCACCACAATTTGGAAGGTGGACGCGAAACGGTCAGTGTGGCCTATCAAGGCACGGATGGAGCATTTAGTCACCAAGCTGCTTATCGTCATTTTGAGGAGAGATACAGTGAAGTTGAATGTATAGGATACGATACCTTTGAAGAAGCGGCTCGGGCTGTGGAAAATGAGAAGGTAGATTATGCCATTCTGCCTATTGAAAATACCACCGCAGGATCTATAAATCAGACTTATGACATTCTCGGTGAGGGAAAACTTCACATAGTTGGGGAAGAAGCCATACGAATTATTCATTGTTTGCTGGCTATCGAAAAGGTACCTATCGAGCGTATTAAAAGAATTATTTCACATCCACAGGCACTTGCGCAATGCAGCCACTTTTTATCAAAACTGCATAGGTGCAAGGTAGAATCTTATCTCGATACAGCCATGTCAGCCAAGAAAGTAGTGGACGATGGTGATCTTTCTCAGGCTGCCATTGCCGGTAGTTATGCAGCACAGCTGTACGGCCTTGAGATACTGAAACGCGATCTTGCGAACCAGTCAAAGAATTTCACCCGTTTTGTGATTGTGAGCAGGGATGAGATCTCAGTGGATACGCAAATTCCATGTAAAACGTCCCTGCTGATGACTACCTCTCATGACAAAGGTTCTCTTATAAGCTGCCTGAAAGTGCTGGAAGAGCACGGTATCAATATGGCTAAGCTGGAGTCTCGCCCAAAGCCCAATGAGCCATGGAAATATTTGTTCTACCTTGACATTGAAGCCAATACAGATGAGCCAGAAACGGCTACGGCGCTCGACGAACTGAGAAAACAGGCTGATTCTCTTAAAGTGTTGGGCTGTTATCCTGCGCAGGTTGGAAAAGGCGGTGAACAGTGA
- a CDS encoding ABC transporter permease, translating into MRSIKFLLQKEFLQIFRNKGMLPIIFLMPVIQLVVLSFAATYELREVDFHLVDFDHSTASRQLVNKFQATGYFNLQDHSQDVNEGISQMQMNEVRLVLVIPEGFERDLKSGQPVSVQMNIDAVDGSTAGLIQAYGRSIIQDFGSEISVRANQVSNATAPGIAIIPASWYNPNLDYIKYMVPGILVVLVSMIGMFLSGMNIVREREMGTIEQLNVTPLKRYQFIIGKLLPFWIIAMFELAIGLIIAHFGFEIPFVGSVLLLFGIAGIYLLVVQGLGLFISTITNTQQQAMFIAWFLMVVFILMGGLFTPIESMPGWAQQLTVANPIAHFIKIMRMVLLKGAGWAEVQNLVGLLFLMSVVILPAAILRYRKSTG; encoded by the coding sequence ATGCGGTCGATCAAATTTTTATTACAGAAAGAATTCTTGCAGATATTCCGCAACAAAGGAATGTTACCCATTATATTTCTAATGCCGGTGATACAGCTGGTCGTTCTTTCATTTGCAGCTACCTATGAGTTGCGTGAAGTAGATTTCCATCTGGTAGATTTTGATCATTCCACTGCATCGCGACAGCTTGTAAATAAATTTCAGGCAACCGGATATTTTAATCTGCAAGACCACTCCCAGGATGTGAATGAAGGGATATCACAGATGCAAATGAATGAAGTCCGATTGGTACTGGTGATTCCTGAGGGTTTCGAGCGAGACTTGAAATCCGGACAGCCGGTCTCGGTTCAAATGAATATTGATGCGGTAGATGGATCAACGGCAGGTCTCATACAAGCATATGGCAGGTCTATAATACAGGATTTTGGGTCCGAAATTTCAGTTCGTGCCAATCAAGTATCCAATGCAACTGCACCGGGCATAGCCATCATACCTGCTAGCTGGTATAATCCGAATCTCGACTATATCAAATACATGGTACCCGGTATACTTGTAGTTCTGGTTTCGATGATCGGGATGTTTTTATCGGGAATGAATATTGTGAGAGAACGGGAAATGGGAACCATTGAGCAACTTAATGTTACCCCATTAAAACGGTACCAGTTTATCATTGGAAAGCTCTTACCATTTTGGATCATAGCCATGTTTGAACTGGCAATTGGACTTATCATTGCTCATTTCGGTTTTGAAATACCTTTTGTTGGCAGTGTGCTGTTGCTTTTTGGGATAGCGGGAATTTATCTGCTGGTAGTTCAGGGTTTAGGATTATTTATTTCCACCATTACCAACACCCAGCAGCAGGCTATGTTTATCGCCTGGTTCCTGATGGTCGTATTTATTTTGATGGGTGGTCTATTTACTCCTATTGAAAGTATGCCTGGCTGGGCTCAGCAGCTGACTGTTGCGAATCCCATCGCTCACTTTATTAAAATCATGAGGATGGTACTCTTAAAGGGAGCCGGCTGGGCAGAGGTTCAAAACTTGGTTGGTTTGTTGTTTCTCATGTCAGTTGTGATACTGCCGGCAGCCATACTGCGTTATCGAAAATCAACCGGTTAA